The sequence CATCAATCTTTATTACACGTTACTGCTGTAAGTCATTCTAGAACACATTACTGCTGCAAGTCATTCTAGAACATCGATCTAGAACACATTAAGAGTGTAAGTCATTCTAGAACATCAATCTAGAACACATTACGGGTGTAAATCATTCTAGAACATCACCCTGGAATGCACCACtcttgaatgttattcctcattCGGTAggctgctttggataaaagtgtctgtttGACTTCActaatttctgtgtgtgtgtgtgtgtgtgtgtgtgtgtgtccagtgtaaaTCTTCCTGAGTTACCTCCAAAGAACCCCTTTTTCAGTCTGAATAACGGACAGCAGATCAACACACGCATGAAGGGCCTTCAGCAGTTCCTACAGACGTGAGtcttcccccccccacacacacaccacaactctctctctctctctctctctctctctctctctctctctctctctgtctcacacacacacagtacagcacaacacagcacagcacagcacaacacaacacaacacaacacaacacaacacaacacacacaacacacacggcacaacacaacacacacagcacaacacacacagcacagcacagcacacaacacacacagcacaacacaacacaacacaacacacacagcacagcacagcacacacagcacaacacaacacacacacacacacacaccacaactctctctctctctctctctctctctctctctctctctgtctcacacagcacagcacaacacaacacaacacaacacagcacaacagtacagcacagcacagcacaacagtacagcacagcacagcacaacacaacacacacagcacaacacacacagcacacacagcacaggcaggACAGTGCGATGTGCCATCTCCACAGCATGTTCTGGTCATGTCTCACGttgaccactaggtggcagcccTACACTGGGAGCCGGAGCAGCTTTACTGTTACGAGCTCTCATCTCGATAGTgatgttcatgagtgtgtgtgtgtgtgtgtgtgtgtgcatccatgttCTGATGCgttgttgtgtgaatgtgtatgtgttggctGCCTGTTGTGAAGCACATTGCCCCGTGGGGacttttcaattcaattgtgCAAATTCTTCCCATGTTAAGATCCAAATAAAGgcctgaaaatgtgtgtgtacctttggacacatttgaacttaaaacctgtgcgtgtgtgtgtgtgtgtgtttgtgtgtgtgtgtgtgtgtgtgtgtgtgtgtgtgtgtgtgtgtgtgtgtgtgcgtgtgtgtgtctgtgcgtatgcgtatttgtgtgtgtatgtgtgtgtgtgtgtgtgtgtgtgtgtgtgtgtgtgtgtgttgcagtgtggtGATGAATCCCGTGCTGCTGTCGGACAGCTGCCTGCACCTCTTCCTCCAATCACAGCTCAGCGTGCCGCACATGGAGGCGTGTGCGGAGGGAAGGGGCGGAGTCACCGTGACGATGGCTGTGCGTAGCTCCGCCCTCTCCAGCCGGCGCTTTGGGcccgagagagaggaggacctgAGAGAAGACCACCAAGAGCAAGAGGAGGACCTGAGAGAGGACCACCAAGAGCACAGAGAGGACCTGAAAGAAGACCACCTGGTGATAGGACGAGCTGGGAGAGAAGcagctgaagtgtgtgtatcAGATGTGCCCTGaccaagaacacacactctctccctccctccctctttctctccctccctctttctctccctccctcccttatcttgctgtctctctctcgccctcccacacacacacacacacacacacacacacacacatacacacacacacacacacacacacacacacacacacacacacacacacacacacacacacacacacacacacaaacaatggctTTACATGAGTCCTGGCTTACAAGGCAATAACCTCACACAGAATCATTTCTAATCATTTGATGCCCTTTCACTATCATAGCTGACACTAGctacacacatacgcgcacacacacacacacacacacacacacacacacacactagctagcCTGATGTTTATCTCTGTGAGCGATTAAAGCGTGAGAAATATCACGATACTGAGTGCCTTGATATTAATATCATGATACTGAGTCAAGGTTGTAAAtaaaacttttttaaaaaaaattaaatgatatttaattattttattaataGTTACTaatagttggtgtgtgtgagtgtgtgtgtgtgtagcggggcCTTCTCATCCATATTTCCAACAATTAGGACAGctgtaccacacacacctgactatGATCCTGACCGccttgttcctctctctctctctctctctctctcacacacacacacacacaccacacgccacacacacacacaccacacgccacacatcacacacctacagtatgatcCTGAATGtcttgttcatctctctctctctctctctctctctctctctctctcacacacacacacacacacacacacacacacaccctcacacacgccacacacctTTGATCCTGAATGTCTTgttcacatttctctctctctctcacacacatacacacacacacacacacacaccccacgccACACACCTATGATCCTAAATGTGttgttcatctctctgtctgtctcacacacacacacacacacacacacacaccacgccacacacctacagtatgatcTTGAATGTGttgttcatctctctgtctgtctcacacacacacacacacacatacacacacacacacacacacgccacacacacacacacacacacacacatccacggtTGCCATAGTGATGTCCgttatttattattgttatctCTCCAGCTTCGTATGTTAATTATCGCATAATAGAGCTACTACAAAGAGggaagacattcacacacacacacacacacacacacacacacacacacacacacactttgactcCTTTTAAAACTTTACTGTGAGACATTAGAAACAAGGAACAAGAGGtggaagagaaacacacacacacacacacacacacacacacacactttagttctgcacatttattctctctctcactctccctctcgcacacacacacaccacctgcacAAAAAGAGGTTTATTAGTGCAGGTTTATTAGTGCAGATTTACTccctcgcgcacacacacacacacacacacacacacacaaccaccactactactacgaGAGGTTTATTAGTGCAGATTTActccctcacgcacacacatacacacacacacacatttgcactcattgtcatgaaataaaacacattttgcacCCCAAATGGTTAAGCATAAAACAATaaagcaaacacaaaacacacactcactcagggaCTAAAAATGGGTCACACTTGTTTCAAACGATGTGACACAATGAGTCCACGCAAGCTGCAGAACACTGCCGGTTCCCTCATCAATATATCAGAACACTGCCGGTTCCCTCATCAATATATCAGAACACTGCCGGTTCCCTCATCAATATATCAGAACACTGCCGGTTCCCTCATCAGAACACTGCCGGTTCCCTCATCAATATATCAGAACACCTCAGGTTCCCTCATCAATATATCAGAACAGTGCCGGTTCCCTCATCAGAACACTGCCGGTTCCCTCATGAATATATCAGAACAGTGCCGGTTCCCTCATCAATATATCAGAACACTGCCGGTTCCCTCATCGGAACACTGCCGGTTCCCTCATCAACATATCAGAACAGTGCTGGTTCCCTCATCAATATATCAGAACAGTGCTGGTTCCCTCATCAATATATCAGAACAGTGCCGTTTCCCTCATCAGAACACTGCCAGTTCCCTCATCAATATATCAGAACAGTACTGGTTCCCTCATCAATATATCAGAACAGTGCTGGTTCCCTCATCAATATATCAGAACAGTGCCGGTTCCCTCATCAGAACACTGCCAGTTCCCTCATCAATATATCAGAACAGGGCCGGTTCCCTCATCAGAACACTTCAGGTTCCCTCATCAGAACACTGCCGGTTTCCTCTTCAATATATTAGAACACTGCAGGTTCTCTCATCAGAACAGTGCAGGTTCCCTCTTCAATATATCAATTTCATTCAGGTCATTTGTAgtctagggtcagttacagtacaggaAGGTCATTTATAGtctaggtacagtacagtaaggtcatttaTAGtctaggtacagtacagtaaggtaaTTTATAGTCTCAGGCAGCTCAAATAGTCCAGTGAAGGAAATACATTCATATTCAATAAATTcatcacacgcagacacacacacgcacacgcacacgcacacgcacacacacacacagacccttgaATGTCCTGTCATCCTTGTCTCTTGAAGATGGCACttactttaacacacacacacacacacacacctgagagtcTTCTTTCCCCTCACTGATTTTAATGAGCTGCCAGATCTCCCAGTAGGGCATGTGAAAAGGGAGTTTGcgggcgcgcgcgcgcgcgtgtgtgtgtgtgtggatgattgcatgcatgggtgtgtgtgtgtgtgtgtgtgtgtgtgtgtgtgtgtgtgtgtgtgtgtgtgtgtgtggatgattgcgtgtgtgtgtgtgtgtgtgtgtgtgtgtgtgtgcgtgtgcatgattgcatgtatgggtgtgtgtgtgtgtgtgtgtgtgtgtgtgtgtgtgtgtggatgattgcatgcatgggtgtgtgtgtgtgtgtgtgtgtgtgtgtgtgtgtggatgattgcgtgtgtgtgtgtgtgtgtgtgtgtgtgtgtgtgtgtgtgcgtgtgcatgattgcatgtatgggtgtgtgtgtgtgtgtgtgtgtgtgtgtgtgtgtggatgattgcatgcatgggtgtatgtgtgtgtgtgtgtgtgtgtgtgtgtgtgtgtgtggatgattgcgtgtgtgtgtgtgtgtgcgtgtgcatgattgcatgtatgggtgtgtgtgtgtgtgtgtgtgtgtgtgtgtgtgtgtgcatgattgcatgcatgggtgtatgtgtgtgtgtatgtgtgtgtgtgtgtgtgtgtgtgtgtgtgtgtggatgattgcatgcatgggtgtatgtgtgtgtgtgtgtgtgtgtgtgtgtgtgtgtgtggatgattgcatgcatgtgtgtgtgtgtgtgtgtgtgtgcatgattgcatgcatgggtgtgtgtgtgagtgtgtttgtgtgcgtgtgtgtgtgtgtctgtgtgtgtatgtttgtgtgtgtgtgcatgattgcatgcttgggtgtgtgtgtgggtgtgtttgtgtgtgggtgtgtgtgggtgtgtgtgtgcgtgtgtatttgtatgatcTGTGCATTACTCTAATGGTATCACCTTAAATATTGCTGGaggtctgctggtgtgtgtggcaggtttggttgtgtgtgtgtgtagcacattGACAGGTCTGctagtgcgtgtgtatgtgtgtgcatgtatgtgtgtgtgtgtgtgtgtgtgtgtgtcaggttggcaggtctgttagtgtgtgtgtgtgtgtgtgtgtagcacgtTGACAGGTCtgctagtgcgtgtgtgtgtgtgtgcatgtatgtgtgtgtgtgtgtgtgtgtgtgtcaggttggcaggtctgttagtgtgtgtgtgtgtgtgtgtgtgtgtgtgtgtgtgtgtgtgcatgtatgtgtgtgtgtgtgtgtgtgtgtgtgtgtcaggttggcaggtctgttagtgtgtgtggcaggtttgcttgtgtgtgtgtagcaggttgacaggtctgttggtgtgtgtgtgtgtgtgtgtgtgtatggcaggttggcaggtctgctgctggtgcgtgtgtgtgtatgtgtgtgtgactgtatgtgtgtgtgtgtgtgtgtgactgagtgtgtcaGTTGGCtggtctgctggtgtgtgtgtgtgtgtgtgtatgtatggttatgtgtatgtgcatgtgtatgtgcatgtgcatgtgcatgtgcatgtgcatgtgcatgtgcatgtgcatgtgcatgtgcatgtgtgtgtgtgtgtgtgtatatgtgtatgtgtgtgtatgtgtgtgtgtgtgtgtttgtgtatgtgtgtgtgtttgactgagtGTGTCAGTTGGCagatctgctggtgtgtgtgtgtgtgagtgtgtgtgtgccaggttggcaggtctgctggtgtgtgtgtgtgtgtgtgtgtgtcaggttggcaggtctgctggtgtgtgtgtgtgtgtgtgtgtgtgtgtgtgtgtgtgtgtgtcaggttggCAGGTGTGTTGGCGTTAATTAGATTATCTTGTCTCTGGGAGGTGAAGGTGCTGCTCATTAAGAATTCATAACGTGCCCCTTAGCCCCGCCCCCCTGTGGTGTGACGGACAGGTGGGGTCACTCCGGCCCCTCCTCCAGCCTAGAGATGTGACAGCACCGGGCTcattaaagtgtgtgtctgtgtgtgtgtgtgtgtgtgtgtgtgtgtgtgtgtgtgtgcacgcgcgagTGCagtctgtgaagtgtgtgtgtaaagctaaAACTAAGCTGTTACCAGTTTTCCtcatgtatgactgtgtgtgtgtgtgtgtgtgtgtgtgtgtgtgtgtgtgttttcattgcttgtctgtgtgtgagtaattaACTAAGGATATTTCAGCTTCTATAACACACTTGTTTGTATAGGCATGTgtaagtatagtgtgtgtgtgtgtgtgtgtttgtgtgtgtatgtgttgtataGGCATGTgtaagtatagtgtgtgtgtgtgtgtgtgtgtgtgtgtgtgtgtgtgtatgtgttgtataGGCATGTgtaagtatagtgtgtgtgtgtgtgtgtgtgtgtgtgtatgtgttgtataGGCATGTgtaagtatagtgtgtgtgtgtgtgtgtgtgttgtataggcATGTgtaagtatagtgtgtgagtgtgtgtgtgtgtgtgtgtgtatgtgttgtactgtataggCATGTgtaagtatagtgtgtgtgtgtttgtgtgtgtgtgtgtgtgtgtgtgtgtgtgtgtgtgtgtgttgtataggcATGTgtaagtatagtgtgtgtgtgtgtgtgtgtgtgtgtgttgtataggcATGTgtaagtatagtgtgtgtgtgtgtttgtgtgtgtgtgtgtgtgtgtgtgtgttgtataggcATGTGTaagtatagtgtgtgtttgtgtgtgtgtgtcgtatagGCATGTgtaagtatagtgtgtgtgtgtgtgtgtgtgtgtgtgtgtgtgtgtgtgttgtataggcATGTGTAAGTATAGTTGTGAACACAACAAAGATTACACGTAATATGCATCCCTGTCTGCTGCCCCCACCTCATGCTGTTACTTTACACCAGCGTAATTTAACCCACTGTGCTAACACTAACCCACCTGACtactgctgtgtgcgtgtgatacacacacacacacacacacacacacacaaacacacacacactatacttacACATgcctatacaacacacacacacacacacacacacacacactatacttacACATGCctatacaacacacaccccGCTACTGCTAGCCCATCCCGCTACTGCTAACCCATTCTGCTAATGCTAACCCACCCTGTTAATGCTAACCCATTCTGCTAATGCTAACCCACCCCCGCTACTGCTAACCTTAATCCACCCTGCTACTGCGCATCCCGCTACTGCTATTCCAACCTGCTGTACTGCTAGCCCACCCTGCTACTGCTAACCCATTCTGCTAATACTAACCCACCCTGCTACTGCTAACCCATTCTGCTAATGCTAACCCACCCCGCTAATGCTAACCCACCCCGCTACTGCTAACCTTAATCCACCCTGCTACTGCCTATCCCGCTACTGCTAACCCATTCTGCTGTACTGCTATTCCAACCTGCTGTACTGCTAGCCCACCCTGCTACTGCTAACCCACCCTGCTAATGCTAACCCACCCTGCTAATGCTAACCCATTCTGCTAATGCTAACCCACCCCTTTACTGCTAACCTTAATCCACCCTGCTACTGCCCACCCCGCTACTGCTAACCTTAATCCACCCTGCTACTGCCCATCCCGCTACTGCTAACCCACCCTGCtggggggcagccgtggcctactggttagggcttccggctcgtaaccagagggttgccagtttgatccccgaccagttcacggctgaagtgcccttgagcaaggcacctaaccccccactgctccccgagcgccgctggttaggcaggcagctcactgctctgggttagtgtgtgattcactcactgtgtgtttactgtttactgtttactgtgtgctgtgtgtcttcactaattcggttaaatgcagagaatgaatttccctcacgagatcaaaaaagtatatatacatatactgtactgctaACACTAAACCACCTTGCTGCACTGCTAACGTTAACCTACCCTGCTGTAATGCTAACCCACCCTGCTAATGCTAACCAACCCTGTTAATGTTAACCTACCCTGCTACTGCTAACCCACCCTGCTAATGCTAACCAACCCTGTTATTGTTAACCTACCCTGCTACTGCTAACCCACCCTGCTAATGCTAACCAACCCTGTTATTGTTAACCTACCCTGCTACTGCTAACGTTAACCTACCCTGCTGTACTGCTAACCCACCCAGCTAATGCTAACCAACCCTGCTAACGTTAACCTACCCTGCTGTACTGCTAACCCACCCTGCTAATGCTAACCAACCCTCATACTGTTTTGTGCTACAAGTTAAGTCAAGTTGTCAAGTCCAAGTCTAAGTCTAAGTTTTgtcaagtggatactgtgatcttcggtaggtgaagatggcacactttgatcttctctaccccagagctaacttacaatgcaacttgccataggcagttagcttcaattaacacccggaactccttatatgtgcaaagatggcagctttggatcctatttgtcGGCAAACTTCTGAGGTCTATTAGCCTACACCAAGATAGTCTGAGGAGTTGCATCTTTATTTAATTAACCGCTGCTAAAACTATACATGAGTTTCCTACAAAACTCGCTAGCTTTTTCACAGCTTCTAACCATTTATCTGCGTTGAGTATTTACTCCGTATGTGAACGATTCTGTCCTTGGCTACTCACTCACACCTCAATGACGTCACGTTCACTTAAAGGAGTCACAcataggcataggctactgcTGTTGTTGACAGCTGTACCACTGAGGACTATAATGAGTTATGAGTTATGTCCATCATTGGTGGTAGGTACAATTACTGCAATTAAATGATGCCTATTCAAACCCTATTAAAAGTTGTCTCCTATtcatatttgtaattttttctCTAATATTATCGGTTATCGTATTGGTATCGGCCACAAATTCcatatcggtgcatctctagaaCAAACTCATGTAGAAATCCAGTgttgccccgtgtgtgtgtgtgtgtgtgtgtgtgtgtacgtgagtgtgtgcatgtgtgtgtgcgcatgtgtgtgtgagtgtgtgcgtgtgtgttgaattaccccctgcgtgtgtgtgtgcatgtgtgtgcgtgtgtatgcttaATTacctcctgcatgtgtgtgggcgtgtgtgcgtgtgtgcatgtgtgcgcgtgtgtgtgtgtgctgaattcccccctgcatgtgtgcatgcatgcttgcctgcgtgcatgtgtgtgtgtgcgtgcgtgcatgcgtgtgtgcgtgcgtgcgtgcatgtgtgtgtgtgtgtgtgctgaattcccccctgcgtgcgtgtgtgtgtgtgtgcgtgcgtgcctgcatgcgtgcgtgcgtgcatgtgtgtgtgtgtgcgtgtgcgtgtgtgtgcgtgcgtgcgtgtgcgtgtgtgtgtgtgtgctgaattcCTGGTGCTCCTGGTGCTCCACTAATGGATCTGTCAGCACAGCAGGCGTGACCTCAGAGATATTCAAATGGGAGTGTCTCGTCTTGATGATGACAGCGTCCCCGTCTGATGATGACAGCAGAGCCCAATTACTGCCAGAGAGCAGgtcacagggcacacacacacacacacacacacacacatacacacacaacatgcgcgcagacgcacacacatgtgcacacacaaactcaagaaATATGTGGAAAGCCCACCCcaacagacatacatacacacacacacacacacacactcacacacatccatgtaaAAAGACATGTAAAAAGCCCACCtccaacacaaaaacacatatacacacacatatacactcgcacacacacacacaaagacatatgtAGAAAGCCCACCTCcaaaaaagacacacagacacacatacacacacacacacacacactaggggtgtaaaaaataaccgatacatatcgatattcgtttttaacctgtaaaagacgactacatcgatgcatcaagcctcgtttcgaatttttcatgacatgaatcggttattgtttcgatttaaaagactcaaatcggttcacattcgcaaacgtttctgacttgaccgtctcttatgaaatactcgatttcctggcctggtgcgtggctgtgtgcatcccaattttgatttgagaacaatgacagcctctcattggtcaaagatggcatagcctatcacgttcttctatccattccaacgaaacgtgccctggacgtgcctgaaggaatgagatgctagtcttcctcagaaaagatttctgacaactccgaacctatattcaacgcgccggcgaaacttaaatccaaagtttggaagtcgtttggctttttcaaaagagaaggtctctttatatggctctggttctatctctcccgttgtcaaacgggcatatcccaggattctgattaactttaactttgaaagatcgctacttttatagcctacatggcatccaactagctacaatccacctccgtcatatgctacaatgttactatggttctgcacgtctgtatttcagcttggatgcaacaagatagttcatttaaacttcgcaacgagtttggcgaattaatattcaagtgtgatacgggaactacttcaaaggcagcaggttatacgaagttaatggccaccccatcagccaatcagagaagagaattccattgttgagggagataagcagagaatcatttattcttttacatgagaaaaggccaagggcaaagcactactttattttcttttgtaacgacacctctttggtctttaatttttttatgcaacatatacagagatatgtgtttcttctgtttatttctttatggtgtcctcagtgtgtgtcattactaaaatattatatgaaaaacctcaccttttcacaataaaatgttttgtcatgttcatacatcaagttgtttgtcctattgataaccattaacttgatcatgtaaaatgtgcacaattgtaaagtgaatgtgcacaatgaaaaataactttcagaatgctttcgattattgaaccgcatcgaattgcatcgaatcgcatcgaattgaatcgtaccgaatcgtttgctattaacatgtatctttttttgaatcgtatcgtgacaatgtatctagatgcgaatcgtatcgtctttcacatgagagattcacacccctaacacacacacacacacaccctctctgtgGCAGGGCTGATCTAAGGGAGAAGaaagacatgtactgtatctccatAAATATTTCCTTTCCCTGTTTCAGCAAACCATCAAGGAGCCATTTGAGATTGCTgtatgtgagacacacacacacacacacacacacacacacacacacacacactaaaccatcAAGGAGCCATGTGACACTGCTgtatgtgagacacacacacacacacacacacacacacacacacacacgcgcacacacacacacgcacacacacacacacacacactaaaccatcAAGGAGCCATGTGACACTGCTgtatgtgagacacacacacacacacacacacacacacacacacacacacacacgcgcacacacacacacacacacacacacacacacatactaaaccATCAAGGAGTGCATATGAGACTGGCTCTTCATGGGAGAAAACTAAAACAACAGCCTCAGTGCTAAAACTCACaacgtatatatatacatatgagagtgtgtctgagtgtgtgtgttgttgaagtACTGTGGaaactcattgtgtgtgtggggtgtgtgtgtgtgtgtgtgtgtgtgtgtgtgtgtggggggggttattcatgactgtgtgtgtgtgtggtgcgcgcAAGCTCACTTTGCTTGGTGTTTTACATCCAACACTCTGCAGAACACATaaaatagaacacacacacattaccgtacacagaacacaaacacactgtagaacacagaacacacaacatagaacacagaacacacaacataaaacacaaaacacaatatagaacacacaacagaacacattacagaacatacagtagaactcacattacagtacacagaacacacaacatagaacacagaacacacaacatagaacacagaacacacaataTAGAACACATACTGGCTGGGTGCCAAATGGACTAAAGCTTGTAAGAGCATTCGGTGGCATTGAGGTTGAACCAAACTAAAGGGGGTTGcacttatgagtgtgtgtgtgtgtgcgcgcgtgaaaagagtgtgtgagtgtgtgtgaaagagtgtgtgtgtgtgtgtgtgtgtgtgtgtgggtgtgtgttagagtgtgtgtgagcttcatACCAAACTAaaggcagttgtgtgtgtgtgtgtgtgtgtgtgcgtctgtgtgtgtctgaaaagagtgtgtgtgtgtgtgtgtgtgtgtgtgtgtgtgtgtgtgtgtgaaaacgtgtgtgtgtgtgcgtgcgtgcgtgtctgaaaagagtgtgtgtgtgcgtgtgtgtgtgcgtgtgtgtgtgtgtgtgtgttaga comes from Sardina pilchardus chromosome 6, fSarPil1.1, whole genome shotgun sequence and encodes:
- the snx10b gene encoding sorting nexin-10B — protein: MGEKEVISVWVRDPRICKEDFWHAYMDYEICIHTNSLAFNRKSSCVRRRFSEFVWLRQKLQENTLLLVNLPELPPKNPFFSLNNGQQINTRMKGLQQFLQTVVMNPVLLSDSCLHLFLQSQLSVPHMEACAEGRGGVTVTMAVRSSALSSRRFGPEREEDLREDHQEQEEDLREDHQEHREDLKEDHLVIGRAGREAAEVCVSDVP